One Borrelia parkeri genomic region harbors:
- a CDS encoding DNA adenine methylase yields MKLLSREGSKYLYSADIISLFPRHTQYIEGFFGTGAVFFAKPLAHYNILNDNSKFIYKFFYILRQDPELLYKRVRDAIIYDSIINENLDKIEYMVLRSLYSLYASSGVTMKLNRSNAKRLFLSTLQTYKSRFKEMLDNAIFTSRDIFKFLAALPRRDKVSSTFVYLDPPYSISRGNLADNRGWNLDSLERLIIEMKRYSWQFAISEFDDLSVVELFLKHNLFVNYVARSTGIASIFKKTKHEILATSYKTNKSRMDFRDTRYIQKEMFKMQA; encoded by the coding sequence TTGAAACTACTAAGTAGAGAAGGAAGTAAATACCTTTATAGTGCTGATATTATAAGTCTTTTTCCTAGGCATACCCAGTATATTGAAGGATTTTTTGGTACAGGAGCTGTATTTTTTGCAAAGCCATTAGCCCATTACAATATACTCAATGATAATTCTAAATTTATATATAAGTTTTTTTATATCTTAAGACAAGACCCCGAGTTGCTCTACAAGCGTGTAAGAGATGCAATTATTTATGATAGCATTATTAATGAGAACCTGGACAAAATCGAATACATGGTTTTGCGAAGTTTGTATTCACTTTATGCTTCATCCGGCGTAACTATGAAGTTAAATCGAAGTAATGCTAAGAGATTGTTTTTAAGTACCCTTCAAACTTATAAATCTAGATTTAAAGAGATGCTTGATAATGCAATATTTACGTCACGTGATATTTTTAAATTTTTAGCAGCACTACCTAGGCGAGATAAGGTAAGCTCAACATTTGTATATCTTGACCCTCCATATTCAATTTCACGTGGCAATCTTGCTGATAATCGTGGATGGAATTTAGATTCTCTAGAGAGACTTATTATAGAGATGAAGAGATATAGTTGGCAATTTGCAATAAGTGAATTTGATGATTTAAGTGTAGTTGAGCTTTTCTTAAAGCATAATCTTTTTGTAAATTATGTAGCACGATCAACTGGTATAGCTAGTATTTTTAAGAAAACTAAACATGAAATACTAGCTACTTCATACAAAACTAATAAGTCAAGGATGGACTTCCGTGATACTCGTTATATTCAAAAGGAAATGTTTAAAATGCAGGCGTAA
- a CDS encoding single-stranded DNA-binding protein — protein sequence MFDINSLSMSGRLTRDCELNYTSNSLSILKFTLANNRGVRRRSSWERQAQFFDCVIFGSKAESLAALLKRGVQVVLSGSLVCENWRDKRTGEGKSKYSILVNDIQILNSSIKTQETNDSQSQDEFYEDIPF from the coding sequence GTGTTTGATATTAACTCTTTAAGTATGTCTGGTCGTTTAACAAGAGACTGTGAGCTTAATTATACTAGTAATAGTCTTTCTATATTAAAATTTACTCTTGCTAATAATAGAGGTGTTAGGAGGCGTAGTTCATGGGAGAGACAAGCACAATTTTTTGACTGTGTGATTTTTGGCTCTAAAGCTGAGAGTCTTGCTGCTTTGCTTAAACGAGGGGTTCAAGTTGTACTTAGTGGATCCCTTGTCTGTGAGAATTGGAGAGATAAGCGTACAGGTGAGGGGAAGAGTAAATACAGTATTTTGGTAAATGATATTCAAATCTTAAATTCGTCAATTAAGACACAAGAGACTAATGATTCTCAGTCTCAAGATGAGTTTTATGAAGATATTCCTTTTTAG
- a CDS encoding tyrosine-type recombinase/integrase, whose product MKGKHLINCNLNLKIKELEMQNERLSEELNLLKSSLKTRNTKKLNTPVRFYLNDKTTRLVKRSIERLKEQDPISGWFVHLLSITGCRGVEIQNVKLTDIYKETSSNGEVFYSIRVNVAKKRSNICIREVVISKFEFDSIMRAHQEYFSSRDKDSRRTYLFQKSKFKFRDNKVSIIKISKQFKELLIKGGFKHRKSLHILRNIFIASLKAKGYNSFEIKELMKYSSTSEIDNVYGLSSASKIQAYKDIKTSLK is encoded by the coding sequence ATGAAAGGGAAACATTTAATTAACTGCAATCTTAACTTAAAAATTAAAGAATTAGAAATGCAAAATGAGCGCTTAAGTGAAGAATTAAATCTACTTAAAAGCTCACTTAAAACTAGAAATACTAAAAAATTAAACACTCCTGTAAGATTTTATCTAAATGACAAGACAACTAGACTAGTAAAACGTTCTATAGAGAGACTTAAAGAACAAGACCCAATCTCAGGATGGTTTGTACACTTACTCTCAATTACTGGTTGTAGGGGTGTTGAGATACAAAATGTAAAACTTACTGATATATATAAAGAGACAAGCAGTAATGGTGAAGTATTTTATTCTATTCGTGTTAATGTAGCTAAAAAACGTAGCAATATCTGTATAAGAGAAGTAGTTATTAGTAAGTTTGAATTTGATTCTATTATGAGAGCACATCAAGAATATTTTAGCTCTAGAGACAAAGACAGTAGGCGTACTTACCTATTTCAAAAAAGTAAATTCAAATTCCGTGACAATAAAGTTAGCATAATCAAGATTTCAAAACAGTTTAAGGAATTACTAATTAAGGGAGGATTTAAACATCGCAAATCTTTGCATATACTCCGTAATATATTTATAGCATCACTTAAAGCTAAAGGATATAATTCATTTGAAATTAAAGAGCTTATGAAATACTCATCTACTTCTGAGATTGATAATGTTTATGGACTCTCAAGTGCAAGTAAAATACAGGCTTACAAAGATATCAAAACTAGCTTGAAATAA
- a CDS encoding DUF261 family protein yields the protein MKITQNNPNLISAVRQWGCYFLSLHYYIEKYKKLQFSVLDINKNYHNFVKLGYIRSNCYILNPCAVLRRFDISTSVRWEGPAYRCLDGEFEISEVKIKNTPGYHFIATNEASVLYDSLMLKERGVEYEITSRRIFKKY from the coding sequence ATGAAAATAACGCAAAATAATCCGAATTTAATTTCAGCAGTACGTCAATGGGGATGTTACTTTTTATCTCTTCATTATTACATAGAAAAGTATAAAAAGTTGCAGTTTAGTGTTCTTGATATAAATAAGAATTATCATAACTTTGTTAAGTTAGGATATATAAGAAGTAATTGTTATATTCTAAACCCATGCGCTGTGCTTAGACGGTTTGATATTAGTACAAGTGTGAGGTGGGAAGGCCCTGCTTACAGATGTTTAGATGGAGAATTTGAGATAAGTGAAGTTAAGATTAAAAATACACCAGGATATCATTTTATAGCAACTAATGAGGCATCTGTGCTTTATGATTCACTGATGCTTAAAGAGCGGGGTGTTGAATATGAAATTACATCAAGGAGAATATTTAAGAAATATTGA
- a CDS encoding DUF244 domain-containing protein codes for MININTNITKINNQRSEVEMQQFGLYRQMVFEGFESFAYQSQENFKGKQKQLSKINKIGRKLPKIGRDECFKFNSKVDFSMQREALKHMGASEVGSMFIGADSLEKLMRDRILKAIGREIPFEDNLSMIKGKILESLGFDEFVRMHAGNIEVLHKNKYANGVDKYNYFKKFKGRETLVGSTIDGWFVSSSGEAELLEIKFSDNLYLKSAAFEYNKTGNFLENKYFFKYYVQVQMQLLCTGLDRGNLFIIIGNEAINCVINRDDNFISAVMTEVSRLEREVNNIAKSLKSNSDIDIKNIDLDELSVIIEDFLKNSFVYQELCDMDFKFEFLTFLKASHLEIDEDENLNLKRHLEKIIALQSEIDKVEETTKKDHALELSRLTKPIKDKLKFQIDALVKDFSLNEHINYDFDGNLFHLDMSRRAIKDRFKFLSSVMDFTFSSNSNVVNDWSTPILNAV; via the coding sequence AAATATAACAAAAATAAATAATCAAAGATCAGAGGTAGAGATGCAACAATTTGGTTTGTACAGGCAGATGGTGTTTGAAGGATTTGAATCATTTGCATATCAAAGTCAAGAAAATTTTAAAGGTAAACAAAAACAGTTAAGTAAAATAAATAAGATAGGACGTAAATTACCAAAAATTGGAAGAGATGAATGTTTTAAGTTTAATAGTAAGGTTGATTTTAGTATGCAAAGAGAAGCATTAAAGCATATGGGTGCAAGTGAAGTTGGAAGTATGTTTATTGGAGCTGATTCTTTAGAAAAATTAATGCGAGATAGGATACTTAAAGCTATAGGAAGAGAGATTCCATTTGAAGATAATTTAAGCATGATAAAGGGGAAGATACTAGAGTCTTTAGGATTTGATGAATTTGTTCGTATGCACGCAGGCAATATTGAAGTATTACATAAAAACAAATATGCAAACGGTGTTGACAAATATAATTATTTTAAAAAATTTAAGGGCCGTGAGACATTAGTTGGGTCAACAATTGATGGATGGTTTGTAAGTAGCTCGGGAGAAGCAGAGTTACTTGAGATCAAATTTAGTGATAATCTTTACTTAAAAAGTGCAGCTTTTGAATACAATAAAACAGGTAATTTTTTAGAAAATAAATATTTCTTCAAATATTATGTTCAAGTACAAATGCAACTCTTATGTACAGGTTTAGATAGGGGAAATTTATTTATTATCATAGGTAATGAGGCTATCAACTGTGTAATTAATAGGGATGATAATTTTATTAGTGCTGTAATGACTGAGGTTTCAAGATTGGAGAGAGAAGTAAATAATATTGCCAAATCTTTAAAATCAAATAGTGATATTGATATTAAAAATATTGATTTAGACGAGCTTAGTGTTATTATTGAAGATTTTTTAAAGAATAGCTTTGTGTATCAAGAGTTGTGTGATATGGATTTCAAGTTTGAATTTTTAACATTTTTAAAAGCAAGTCATCTTGAGATTGATGAAGACGAAAATTTGAATTTGAAGAGACATCTTGAAAAGATTATTGCATTGCAATCTGAAATTGACAAGGTAGAAGAGACAACTAAAAAGGATCATGCGTTAGAGTTGTCTAGGTTAACAAAACCTATTAAAGATAAACTTAAATTTCAAATAGATGCTCTGGTTAAAGATTTTTCTTTAAATGAACATATAAATTATGACTTTGATGGGAATCTATTCCATTTAGATATGAGTAGGAGAGCTATTAAGGATAGATTTAAGTTTTTAAGCTCTGTTATGGATTTTACCTTTAGTAGTAATTCAAATGTAGTTAATGATTGGTCTACTCCTATTTTAAATGCTGTTTAA